Genomic window (Agromyces mariniharenae):
GAGCAGGCGGATCGTCAGTGCTGCCCCGCCGCTCATGCGAACCATTCTCCCAGTCGGTCGCCGAGGAGGCGGAGACCCGCCGCGTTCGACGATTTCACGAGCACGGTGTCGCCCGGCCGGGCGATCGAGGTCACGAGGTCGAACGCCTCGTCGGCGCCCTCGACGTAGGCGGACTCGCCGTCCCACGATCCCTCGTTGACGGCCGTGATGTGCAGCCGCCGGGCGCCCGCTCCGACCACGACGAGCTGCGAGATGCCGAGCCGCACGGCGAGCAGGCCGATGCGGTCGTGCTCCTCGCCCGAGAACTCGCCGAGCTCGCTCATCTCGCCGAGCACCGCGATGGTGCGCGTGCCCGGCTCCTGCACCTGCGCCAACGTCTTGAGCGCGGCCGCCATCGAGTCGGGGCTCGCATTGTAGGCGTCGTTGATGACCGTGACATCGTCGCGGCCGCCCATGACCTCCATGCGCCAGCGCTCGGCCAGCCTGACCGACTCGAGCGCCTCGACGATCGCCGGGAGCGGCACGCCGAGCTCGAGCGCGGCGGCGGTGGCCGCGAGCGCGTTCATCACGTGGTGCTCGCCGAGCACCCCGAAGCGCACGCGAGCGGATGCCCCGCCGGGCGCCGTGATCGTGAACTCGGTGCCGCGCGCGTGCACGACGAGCTCGGTCGCCCGCACGTCGGCGCGTTCGCCGAGCCCGAACCACACGACGCGCGCCGCGGTGACGCCGGACATCGAGGCGACCCGAGGGTCGTCGGCATTGAGCACCGCGACCTCGTCGGCCGTGAGCTCGGTCACCATCTCGGACTTCGCCCGCACGGTCTGCTCGATGCCGCCGAACTCGCCGGCGTGCGCGAGGCCGACCTTCAGCACGATGCCGATGTCGGGGTGCGCCATGCGGACGAGCCGCGCGATCTCGCCGACGGCCGACGCGCCCATCTCGGCGACGAGGAACTCGGTGTCGTCGGTGAGCTCGAGCGCGGTGATCGGGCCGCCCACCTCGTTGTTGAACGACTTGCGCGAGGCGACGGTGTCGCCCTGCGCCGTGAGGATCTCGCGGAGCAGGTTCTTCGTCGTGGTCTTGCCGTTCGAGCCGGTGACGCCGACGATCCGCAGTCGTCCGCGCGCCCGCACCCGTCGCACGACCTCGGTCGCGAGCGCGCCGAGCGCGTCGACCGAGTCGGCCACGATGACCTGCGGCACCGGAAGCTCGAGGGCGTGCTCGACGACGAGCAGCGCCGCGCCCTGCTCGACGGCGGCGGGCGCGAACCGGTGCCCGTCGTCGAACTCGCCGCGCTTGGCGAAGAACACGTCGCCGGCGCCGACCTCGCGGGAGTCCGTGGTCACGGCGCCGTCGACGACCGTGTCGGTCGTGGCATCCGTGCCCTCGAGGTGCAGCGTGCCGTCGACCGCCGAGGCGATCTCGGCCAGGGTCAGGGCGATCATGCGTCCCAGCCCGCCTCGCGCAATGCCTGCTTCGCGTCGTCTCTGGCTGAGTACGGGATCTTCACGCCCTTCACCTCGTGGTAGTCCTCGTGGCCCGGTCCGGCGTAGAGGATCGCGTCGCCCTCGCCGGCCAGTGCGACCGCGGCGCGGAACGCCGCCCGCGGATCGGCGATCTCGTGGATCTCGCGGTCGGGCACGGCCTCGCGTGCGCCGGCGATGAGCGCGGCGCGGATGGCGGCGGGATCCTCCCACCGCGGATGGAAGTCGGTGATGACGACGACGTCGGCGCCGCGCGCGGCGATGGCGCCCATCTCGGCGCGCTTCGTGGTGTCGCGGTCGCCGTCGGCGCCGAACACCATGATGAGGCGGCCGGTCGTGAACCGGCGGATGGCGCCGAGCGTCTGCAGGAACGCGTCGGGGCTGTGCCCGTAGTCGATGTAGACCAGGGGTCCGCGCTCCCGTGAGATGCGCTCGGCGCGGCCGGGGATGTACGCGTCGACGCCGCCGTCGCGGTCGAGCACGTGCGTGATCTGCTCGAGGTCCCAGCCGGCCTCGACGAGCATCACGACCGCGAGGGCGGCGTTCGCGGCCATGTACCAGCCGAGCAGCGGCACGCGGGTCTCGAGTCGCCGGCCGCCCTGGCCCTCGAGCACGAACGACGTGTGCGTCGCGGTCTCCTCGAGCACCGTGAGGCGCCAGTCGGCGTCGACCTCGGGGTTCGTCGAGAGCGTCGTGACCGGGATGCGCGACTCGGCGACGAGGCGGCGACCCCAGTCGGAGTCGATCGTCACGACGCCTCGGCGGGAGCGCTCGGGCTGGAACAGCTCGCGCTTCGCCTCGAAGTACAGGTCCATCGACGCGTAGTCGTCGAGGTGGTCGTGGCTGAGGTTCGTGAAGCCGACGACGTCGAACACGAGCCCGTCGACGCGGTGGCGCGAGAGCGCCTGCGCGGAGACCTCGATGCCGACCGCGCGCACGTCGACCTCCTGCATGCGCGCGAGCAGGGCGTGCAGCTCGCTCGCCTCGGGGGTCGTCAGCGAGCTCGTGACCGCCTCGTCGCCGATGCGGCGCTCGGCCGTGGACGTGAGGCCGGCCACCACGCCGAGCTGGCGCAGGATGCCGTAGAGCAGGTACACGACGCTCGTCTTGCCGTTCGTGCCGGTCACGGCGAAGAGCGTGGCCGGGTTGTCGGCGGTGCGGTGGATCCATGCGGCCACCTCGCCGAGCGCGGCGCGGGCGTCGGGGGTGACGAGGATCGGCAGGCCCGACTCGACCGCGAGCTCGGCGCCCGCCTGGTCCGTGAGCACGGCGACGGCGCCGCCGTCGCGGGCGGCCCCGGCGAACGAGGCGCCGTGGGCGTTGCGGCCGGGCACCCCGACGTACAGGTCGCCGGGGCGGACGGCCGCGGAGTTGAGCACGACGCCGGTGACCTCGAGGTCGTCGATGTCGCCGCGCACGTCGAGGTCGAACGTCTCGGCGAGGCCGTGCAGCGATCGAGGGCTCGGATGCTGCGGCCGGAGGGCCGTTGGAGGCGATCCGGTCACGAACCCAACTTTCTCACCAGGTGGCTGGCAGCTCGGGCGCCGCGGCGCCGGATGGAACGGTCCGATACTTCTTCAGCACCTGGCTCATCACCTGTTGGAAGACGGGAGCGGATGCGGCGGACGAGTTCATCTTAACGGGATTCATGATGCTCACCGAAACGACGAACTGCGGATCGTCGGCCGGCGCGAACCCCGAGACCGACACGAGGTAGCCGCTCAGGTAGCCGCCGTTCCCGTCGGGGACCTGCGCCGTGCCCGTCTTCGCGGCGACCCGGTAGCCCGGGATCTCCCACTTGTCGGCGAGCCAGCCCTCGAGGTACACGCGCTCCAGCATCGCGCTCGTCTGCTGCGCCGCCGACGCCGAGATCACGGGCGTGCCCGACGACTGCGCCGGGGTCTCGTCGCCGCATCCGTCGACGAGTCGCACCGGCATCCGCACGCCGCCGTTGGCGATGGTCTGGTAGACGCTCGCGATCTGCACGGCCGTCGTCGTGAGCCCCTGCCCGAACATGGTCGCGTACTTGGTCTGGTTGTCCCAGCCCTCGGGCCCGCCGTGCAGGTCGCCGGGCTCCTCGCCGGGGAACCCGACCTCGGTGCGCTCCCCCAGGCCGAACGCGAGCATGTCGTCGTAGCGCTCCTGGTCGCTCAGCCGCTCGCCGAACTGCGACATGCCGGTGTTCGACGACTCGATGAGCACGCCCGTGAGCGTCAGCGGCTCGTCGCCGTGGAACGAGCTGTCGTTGACGTTCGCGCCGTTCGGCGGCAGGTAGCGGTACGGAGCGATGATCTGGCTGACCGGATCGGCCTTGCCGGCGTCGATGACGGATGCCGCGGTGAGCGCCTTGAACGTCGAGCCGGGCTCGAACGGCGCGGTGAACGCCCGCGAGCCGCGGTTCCCGGAGTCCGTCGCCGAGGGCGCGTTCGGGTCGACCGTCGGGACGTCGGCGACGGCGAGCAGACGGCCGGTCTTCGCCTCCATGACGGTCACGGTGGCCCAGTCGGCGCCGACGGCCTGCACCTGCGCCTCCGCGATCCGCTGCACCATCCACTGCAGGTCGGAGTCGATGGTGAGCCTCAGCGTGCCGCCGTCGTGCGCCTGCTCGTGCACGACCTCCGTGCCCGGGATCTGCACCCAGTCCTCGAGGCTGTGCAGGTAGCTGTACTCCCCGTCCTGCCCCGCGAGGCATTCGTCCTCCGAGAGCTCGACGCCCGCGAGGGCGTCGCCGTCGGAGCCCACGAAGCCGAGCAGGTTGCCCGCCACCGCGCCGTTCGGGTAGTAGCGACTGGGGTGCTCCCACGGCACGACCCACGGGATGTCGAGCTCCTTCACGCGCTCGTACGTCTCGGTGTCGACGAGCTTGGCCACGTACGCGAAGTCCGACTGGGCGTTCTCGGCGAGCGAGTCGGCGATGACCTGCTGCACCTGCTCGCCGGTGAGGCCGATGACCGCCCCGAGCTCGGCGGCGGACTGCTCGAGCGGCACGTCGACCGGCACGGTCTTCGACGGATCCTGCGGATCGGGCTCCTCGCGCGTGATGGGGCCGGCGTTCGCGTTCTTGGGCGACACCGCGATGTCGTAGCGCATCACGGTGTCGGCGAGCACGATGCCGTTCCGGTCGACGATGTCGCCGCGCGAGCCGTAGACGGTGACCGACGTCGAGCGCCGGCCCTCGGCCTCCTCGCTGAGCTCGGCAGCGCGCACGACCTGGAGGTCGACGAGCCGCACCACGAACACGCCGACGAGCGCGACCAGCACGACCGCGGCGAGGAGGATTCGGCGCATCGGGTGGCGGCTGGTGCCGTTCATTCGAGCCTTTCCTCGGGCGATCAGTGCGTGGCGGGCGTCGGGAGGCCTTCGGCGGGCGGCGGCGGGGCGACGGGCGGCACGTCGGCGGCGGTCGCCGGCGCCTCCCCCGAGGCTCCCCCGTTCGGAGTCTGCCCCTGCTGCTGCTCGGTCACGAGCGGCACGCCGTCGATGAGCGCATTGGGCACGAGCGGGGCGGATGCCGCGGCGCCGCCGGTCGCGGGCGTCGGCTGGCCGAGCACCGCACCGTCGGACAGCCGCAGGTACACGGGGTCGGCGTTGGGCACCATGCCGAGCGCCTCGGCGTTGCTCGCGAGGTACTGCGGCGACTCCACGCGGTCGAGGTCCTCCGAGAGTTTCTGCTGCTCGCGCGCGAGCTCCGCCTGCTGCACCTGGTAGGCGTCGATCTCGTAGGCGCCCTGCGCGACGGCGATCGAGAGCAGGAGCTGGGCGACGACGATGACCGCGACCCCGCCGAGCGCGATCACGGCGTAGGCGAGCCGGGGCTTCGCGCGGCGCCCCGGTTCGGGCGCCGGGCGCAGGCGTCGCTCGGGCTTCGGGGTCGGGTTCCTCCGGGGTGCGGGGGCGGACTGGGCCGGCAGTGCGGTCACGACGGCCTCCTCACTCGTTCCGCGGCGCGCATGCGCACCGGCTTCGCACGCGGGTTCTCCGCCTGCTCGGATTCGCTCGCCAGCTCCGCGCCCCGGACGAGGAGGCGGAACTGCGGCTTGTGCTCGGGCAGCTCCATGGGCAGCCCGGGAGGAGCCGAGGAGGTCGACGCCGCCTGGAGGACCCGCTTCACGATGCGGTCCTCGAGCGACTGGTACGCCAGCACGACGATTCGGCCGCCGAGGGCGATCGAGTCGAGCGCGGCCGGCATCGCACGCTGGAGCACCGACAGCTCCTCGTTCACCTCGATGCGCAGCGCCTGGAAGACGCGCTTGGCCGGGTG
Coding sequences:
- a CDS encoding UDP-N-acetylmuramoyl-tripeptide--D-alanyl-D-alanine ligase; translated protein: MIALTLAEIASAVDGTLHLEGTDATTDTVVDGAVTTDSREVGAGDVFFAKRGEFDDGHRFAPAAVEQGAALLVVEHALELPVPQVIVADSVDALGALATEVVRRVRARGRLRIVGVTGSNGKTTTKNLLREILTAQGDTVASRKSFNNEVGGPITALELTDDTEFLVAEMGASAVGEIARLVRMAHPDIGIVLKVGLAHAGEFGGIEQTVRAKSEMVTELTADEVAVLNADDPRVASMSGVTAARVVWFGLGERADVRATELVVHARGTEFTITAPGGASARVRFGVLGEHHVMNALAATAAALELGVPLPAIVEALESVRLAERWRMEVMGGRDDVTVINDAYNASPDSMAAALKTLAQVQEPGTRTIAVLGEMSELGEFSGEEHDRIGLLAVRLGISQLVVVGAGARRLHITAVNEGSWDGESAYVEGADEAFDLVTSIARPGDTVLVKSSNAAGLRLLGDRLGEWFA
- a CDS encoding Mur ligase family protein — translated: MTGSPPTALRPQHPSPRSLHGLAETFDLDVRGDIDDLEVTGVVLNSAAVRPGDLYVGVPGRNAHGASFAGAARDGGAVAVLTDQAGAELAVESGLPILVTPDARAALGEVAAWIHRTADNPATLFAVTGTNGKTSVVYLLYGILRQLGVVAGLTSTAERRIGDEAVTSSLTTPEASELHALLARMQEVDVRAVGIEVSAQALSRHRVDGLVFDVVGFTNLSHDHLDDYASMDLYFEAKRELFQPERSRRGVVTIDSDWGRRLVAESRIPVTTLSTNPEVDADWRLTVLEETATHTSFVLEGQGGRRLETRVPLLGWYMAANAALAVVMLVEAGWDLEQITHVLDRDGGVDAYIPGRAERISRERGPLVYIDYGHSPDAFLQTLGAIRRFTTGRLIMVFGADGDRDTTKRAEMGAIAARGADVVVITDFHPRWEDPAAIRAALIAGAREAVPDREIHEIADPRAAFRAAVALAGEGDAILYAGPGHEDYHEVKGVKIPYSARDDAKQALREAGWDA
- a CDS encoding peptidoglycan D,D-transpeptidase FtsI family protein, with amino-acid sequence MNGTSRHPMRRILLAAVVLVALVGVFVVRLVDLQVVRAAELSEEAEGRRSTSVTVYGSRGDIVDRNGIVLADTVMRYDIAVSPKNANAGPITREEPDPQDPSKTVPVDVPLEQSAAELGAVIGLTGEQVQQVIADSLAENAQSDFAYVAKLVDTETYERVKELDIPWVVPWEHPSRYYPNGAVAGNLLGFVGSDGDALAGVELSEDECLAGQDGEYSYLHSLEDWVQIPGTEVVHEQAHDGGTLRLTIDSDLQWMVQRIAEAQVQAVGADWATVTVMEAKTGRLLAVADVPTVDPNAPSATDSGNRGSRAFTAPFEPGSTFKALTAASVIDAGKADPVSQIIAPYRYLPPNGANVNDSSFHGDEPLTLTGVLIESSNTGMSQFGERLSDQERYDDMLAFGLGERTEVGFPGEEPGDLHGGPEGWDNQTKYATMFGQGLTTTAVQIASVYQTIANGGVRMPVRLVDGCGDETPAQSSGTPVISASAAQQTSAMLERVYLEGWLADKWEIPGYRVAAKTGTAQVPDGNGGYLSGYLVSVSGFAPADDPQFVVSVSIMNPVKMNSSAASAPVFQQVMSQVLKKYRTVPSGAAAPELPATW